A window of the Mytilus trossulus isolate FHL-02 unplaced genomic scaffold, PNRI_Mtr1.1.1.hap1 h1tg000050l__unscaffolded, whole genome shotgun sequence genome harbors these coding sequences:
- the LOC134699366 gene encoding uncharacterized protein LOC134699366 — protein sequence MKARIRLLVFCCCVIITLFGVIGNSEATKAKPQRCYGSNECWFNHCCVNKNIRGRKRRSLSFAGVCQPYGQYDAECAVKNQNSNDNVFPGWCPCSNPFICNGTGNIENPFGEKGEKFCNF from the exons ATGAAAGCCCGTATTAGACTTCTTGTGTTTTGTTGCTGTGTGATTATAACCCTTTTCGGAGTAATTGGAAACA GCGAGGCAACCAAAGCGAAG ccTCAACGATGTTATGGCTCAAACGAATGTTGGTTTAACCACTGTtgtgtcaataaaaatattagagGACGCAAAAGAAGATCTCTCAGTTTTGCTGGAGTTTGTCAACCATATGGTCAATATGATGCAG aatgtgcagtgaaaaatcaaaattctaatGACAACGTGTTTCCTGGTTGGTGTCCATGTTCTAACCCGTTTATATGTAATGGAACAGGGAATATTGAAAACCCGTTTGGTGAAAAAGGTGAGAaattttgtaacttttga